A region from the Mycolicibacterium litorale genome encodes:
- a CDS encoding Pls/PosA family non-ribosomal peptide synthetase, translated as MVTAAVPGLPHQYLQSNFAAAPRTLVDILYDTAARYPDAPAIDDGTVQLTYAELIADIEDSVEWLAARGIGRGDRIGIRMPSGSYALYVAILSTLATGAAYVPVDADDPDERAHLVFTEANVVAVITEQGLVRGPGSSRGWRAVAPLSRDDAWIIFTSGSTGVPKGVAVTHRSAAAFVDAEAKMFLTDNPLGPGDRVLAGLSVAFDASCEEMWLAWRHGACLVPAPRSLVRSGMDLGPWLVSRDITVVSTVPTLAALWPAEALEAVRLLIFGGEACPPELAERLAVDGREVWNTYGPTEATVVACAARLDGRSPVSIGLPLPGWDLAVVDGDGLPVADGEVGELVIGGVGLARYLDPAKDAEKYAPMPTLGWERAYRSGDLVRMAPEGLYFIGRADDQVKVGGRRIELGEVDSALVHLPGVSGGAAAVRRTAGGTPLLVGYIASANPSFDLDAARAALAEALPAALVPRLVLVDELPTRTSGKVDRDALPWPVDGAQEDAPALGGTMGWLAQVWRDVLAAPVDGPEADFFACGGGSLSAAQLVAALRQRYPTVTVGDLYDHPRLGSLAGYLDELDPPQQVVARDVAPTPRLTQAVQLALSLPLATLTGLQWVVWLALLNNLAAEFALVPWAVPLNWWVVLAGFLVFVTPIGRMGIAVLFARMLLGNLQPGTYRRGGPVHLRVWLAERLAQASGAENLAGAPWMVYYARALGNSVGKGVDLHSAPPVTGMLKIGHRCSVEPEVDLSGHWVDGDQFHVGHITIGNDATIGARTTLLPGAVVGKNADVAAGSAVVGKVKNGQYWKGSPAVKSGKARHPWPGHRPPRAPLWVAAYGVTSILLAALPLTALAVGLAVIGWGVRDTTSVLDAVLPALLWTPVGTVAALLTYAALTVAGVRLLSLGLREGYHPVRSRIGWQVWATERLLDAARTYLFPLYASLLTPWWLRALGAKVGEGTEISTALFTPKFTVVEDGAFLADDTMVASYELGGGWIHVAKATIGRRAFLGNSGITQPGRKVPDDGLVAVLSATPHKAKAGSSWLGSPPVRLRRQPTAADALRTFHPTPRLKAMRAAVETCRLIPVVVTFAIGVGVLLALQALIVHLGYLWAALLGGVVLLVAGAVAGAAAVVAKRAVIGRIEAIEHPLWSSFVWRNEVSDTFVETVAAPWFARAASGTPVMNLWLRGLGAKIGRGVWCETYWLPEADLVTLGAGATVNRGCVVQTHLFHDRIMQMDTVVLDDGATLGPHCVALPAARVGAGATVGPGSLVMRGDEVPASTRWQGNPIAPWDVVRKKRGEAAAKKKRASRSPEGSAA; from the coding sequence GTGGTGACAGCAGCGGTTCCTGGCCTACCCCATCAGTACCTGCAGTCGAATTTCGCTGCCGCGCCGCGCACGCTCGTCGACATCCTCTACGACACGGCGGCCCGCTATCCCGATGCGCCCGCCATCGACGACGGCACGGTCCAGCTCACCTACGCCGAGCTGATCGCCGACATCGAGGACAGCGTCGAATGGCTGGCCGCCCGCGGGATCGGGCGGGGCGACCGCATCGGGATCCGCATGCCGTCGGGCAGCTACGCCCTCTACGTGGCCATCCTGTCCACCCTCGCCACCGGCGCCGCCTACGTGCCCGTCGACGCCGACGATCCCGACGAGCGCGCCCACCTGGTCTTCACCGAGGCCAACGTCGTCGCCGTCATCACCGAACAGGGCCTGGTCCGCGGGCCGGGGTCGTCGCGCGGCTGGCGCGCCGTGGCCCCGCTGAGCCGCGACGACGCGTGGATCATCTTCACGTCCGGCTCGACCGGTGTGCCCAAGGGAGTGGCCGTCACCCACCGCAGCGCCGCGGCGTTCGTCGACGCCGAGGCGAAGATGTTCCTCACCGACAATCCGCTCGGCCCGGGCGACCGGGTGCTGGCCGGCCTGTCGGTGGCGTTCGACGCCTCGTGTGAGGAGATGTGGCTGGCGTGGCGGCACGGCGCCTGCCTGGTGCCCGCGCCGCGGTCGCTGGTGCGCAGCGGGATGGACCTCGGGCCGTGGCTGGTGTCGCGTGACATCACGGTCGTCTCGACGGTGCCGACGCTGGCCGCGCTGTGGCCGGCTGAGGCGCTCGAAGCGGTGCGGCTGCTGATCTTCGGCGGCGAGGCCTGCCCACCCGAGCTCGCGGAGCGCCTCGCGGTCGACGGCCGCGAGGTGTGGAACACCTACGGCCCGACCGAGGCCACCGTGGTGGCCTGCGCGGCCCGGCTGGACGGCCGCAGCCCGGTGAGTATCGGGCTGCCGCTGCCCGGCTGGGATCTCGCGGTCGTCGACGGGGACGGCCTGCCGGTCGCCGACGGCGAGGTCGGCGAACTGGTCATCGGCGGCGTGGGGCTGGCCCGCTACCTCGATCCGGCCAAGGACGCCGAGAAGTACGCCCCGATGCCGACACTGGGCTGGGAGCGCGCGTACCGCAGCGGCGACCTGGTCCGGATGGCGCCCGAGGGGCTCTACTTCATCGGCCGCGCCGACGACCAGGTCAAGGTCGGGGGCCGGCGCATCGAGCTCGGCGAGGTGGACTCGGCCCTGGTGCACCTGCCCGGTGTCAGCGGCGGCGCCGCCGCGGTGCGCCGCACCGCCGGCGGCACCCCCCTGCTGGTCGGCTACATCGCGAGTGCGAACCCGTCGTTCGATCTCGACGCCGCCCGTGCCGCGCTCGCCGAGGCGCTGCCCGCCGCGCTGGTGCCGCGGCTGGTGCTGGTCGACGAACTGCCCACCCGCACCTCCGGCAAGGTCGACCGCGACGCGCTGCCGTGGCCGGTCGACGGCGCGCAGGAGGATGCGCCCGCGCTGGGCGGGACGATGGGCTGGCTGGCGCAGGTGTGGCGCGACGTGCTGGCCGCCCCCGTCGACGGTCCGGAGGCCGACTTCTTCGCCTGCGGCGGCGGATCGCTGTCGGCGGCCCAGCTGGTGGCCGCGCTGCGCCAGCGCTACCCCACGGTGACGGTGGGTGACCTCTACGACCACCCCCGCCTCGGCTCCCTGGCCGGCTACCTCGACGAACTCGACCCGCCGCAGCAGGTGGTGGCCCGCGACGTCGCGCCGACACCGCGGCTGACCCAAGCCGTGCAGCTGGCCCTGTCCCTGCCGCTGGCGACGCTCACCGGCCTGCAGTGGGTGGTGTGGCTGGCGCTGCTGAACAACCTCGCCGCGGAGTTCGCGCTGGTGCCGTGGGCGGTGCCGCTGAACTGGTGGGTGGTGCTCGCCGGCTTCCTGGTGTTCGTCACCCCGATCGGCCGCATGGGGATCGCGGTGCTGTTCGCGCGCATGCTGCTCGGCAACCTGCAGCCGGGCACCTACCGCCGCGGCGGACCGGTGCACCTGCGGGTCTGGCTGGCCGAACGGCTCGCGCAGGCCAGCGGCGCGGAGAACCTCGCCGGTGCGCCGTGGATGGTGTATTACGCTCGCGCGCTTGGCAATTCGGTGGGCAAGGGCGTCGACCTGCATTCCGCGCCACCGGTCACCGGCATGCTCAAGATCGGGCACCGCTGTTCGGTGGAACCGGAGGTCGACCTGTCCGGGCACTGGGTCGACGGCGACCAGTTCCACGTCGGGCACATCACGATCGGCAACGACGCGACCATCGGGGCGCGCACCACGCTGCTGCCCGGCGCGGTGGTCGGCAAGAACGCCGACGTGGCCGCCGGTTCGGCCGTCGTGGGCAAGGTCAAGAACGGCCAGTACTGGAAGGGTTCACCGGCGGTGAAGTCCGGCAAGGCCCGCCATCCGTGGCCGGGTCACCGTCCGCCGCGCGCCCCGCTGTGGGTGGCGGCCTACGGGGTGACGTCGATCCTGCTGGCGGCGCTGCCGCTCACCGCGCTCGCGGTCGGGCTGGCCGTCATCGGCTGGGGCGTCCGCGACACCACGTCGGTGCTCGACGCGGTGCTGCCCGCCCTGCTGTGGACGCCGGTCGGCACGGTCGCGGCGCTGCTGACCTACGCGGCGTTGACCGTGGCCGGCGTGCGACTGCTGTCGCTCGGGCTGCGGGAGGGCTACCACCCGGTGCGCAGCCGGATCGGCTGGCAGGTGTGGGCCACCGAACGCCTGCTCGACGCCGCCAGGACCTACCTGTTCCCGCTGTACGCGAGCCTGCTGACGCCGTGGTGGCTGCGGGCGCTGGGCGCGAAGGTCGGCGAGGGCACCGAGATCTCCACGGCGCTGTTCACGCCGAAGTTCACCGTCGTGGAGGACGGCGCGTTCCTCGCCGACGACACCATGGTGGCGTCCTACGAACTCGGCGGCGGATGGATCCACGTCGCCAAGGCCACCATCGGCAGGCGCGCGTTCCTCGGCAACTCGGGCATCACCCAACCCGGCCGCAAGGTGCCCGACGACGGTCTGGTCGCGGTCCTGTCGGCGACCCCGCACAAGGCCAAGGCCGGGTCGTCGTGGCTGGGCAGCCCACCGGTGCGCCTTCGCCGCCAGCCCACCGCGGCCGATGCGCTGCGCACCTTCCACCCGACTCCGCGCCTGAAGGCGATGCGCGCCGCGGTCGAGACGTGCCGGCTGATCCCGGTCGTCGTCACGTTCGCCATCGGCGTCGGCGTGCTGCTGGCGTTGCAGGCGTTGATCGTGCACCTCGGTTACCTGTGGGCGGCGCTGCTCGGCGGTGTGGTGCTGCTGGTGGCCGGGGCGGTCGCCGGCGCCGCCGCCGTCGTCGCGAAACGCGCGGTGATCGGGCGGATCGAGGCCATCGAACATCCGCTGTGGTCGTCGTTCGTGTGGCGCAACGAGGTGTCGGACACCTTCGTCGAGACCGTCGCCGCGCCGTGGTTCGCCCGCGCCGCCAGCGGCACACCGGTGATGAACCTGTGGCTGCGCGGCCTCGGTGCGAAGATCGGTCGCGGCGTCTGGTGTGAGACGTACTGGCTGCCGGAGGCCGATCTGGTGACGCTGGGCGCGGGGGCCACCGTCAACCGCGGCTGTGTGGTGCAGACCCACCTGTTCCACGACCGCATCATGCAGATGGACACCGTCGTCCTCGACGACGGCGCCACGCTCGGCCCGCACTGTGTGGCACTGCCCGCGGCGCGGGTGGGTGCGGGCGCGACGGTCGGGCCGGGCTCGCTGGTGATGCGCGGCGACGAGGTGCCGGCCTCCACCCGGTGGCAGGGCAACCCGATCGCACCGTGGGATGTGGTGCGCAAGAAGCGCGGTGAGGCGGCGGCGAAGAAGAAGAGGGCGAGCCGCAGCCCCGAGGGCTCCGCCGCGTGA
- a CDS encoding M1 family metallopeptidase yields the protein MTRSKKSKGVPAVIDPYLPETGNFGYRVSRYELDLEYKVAINRLAGSVSITAVTLAALRTFTLDLAHTLKVTKVAVNGRRPARFSCAHNKLRVDLSSALPAGAALVVEVRYGGTPEPLETLWGDVGFEELTNGALVAGQPNGAASWFPCDDHPSAKASYRIQISTDSPYRAIANGELVSRRARAGHTVWTYEQPEPTSTYLITLQIGMYDMHRLTKTPVPMHAALPARLRRHFDHDFGRQPQMMKLFVTLFGPYPLVSGYTVVVTDDDLEIPLEAQGISIFGANHCDGTRRSERLIAHELAHQWFGNSVTVRRWRDIWLHEGFACYAEWLWSENSGGRSADEWARHYHARLADQPQDLLLADPGPRDMFDDRVYKRGALTLHVLRRRIGDEKFFALLQEWTARHRHSTAFTDDFTGLATNYTDESLRSLWDGWLYAEDLPKL from the coding sequence GTGACGCGTTCGAAGAAGTCGAAGGGCGTCCCCGCGGTCATCGATCCCTACCTTCCGGAGACCGGCAACTTCGGCTACCGGGTGTCGCGCTACGAACTCGACCTGGAGTACAAGGTCGCGATCAACCGGCTGGCGGGGTCGGTGTCCATCACGGCCGTCACGCTGGCTGCGCTGCGCACGTTCACACTCGATCTGGCCCACACCCTCAAGGTGACGAAGGTCGCGGTCAACGGCCGTCGGCCTGCGCGGTTCTCGTGCGCGCACAACAAGCTGCGCGTCGACCTGTCGTCGGCGTTGCCCGCGGGCGCGGCACTGGTGGTGGAGGTGCGCTACGGCGGGACGCCCGAACCCCTCGAAACGCTCTGGGGCGACGTCGGATTCGAAGAGCTGACGAACGGGGCCCTGGTCGCCGGACAGCCCAACGGCGCGGCCTCGTGGTTTCCATGCGACGACCATCCGAGTGCGAAGGCCAGCTACCGCATCCAGATCAGCACCGACAGCCCGTACCGCGCGATCGCCAACGGCGAGTTGGTGTCCCGGCGGGCCCGGGCCGGCCACACGGTGTGGACCTACGAGCAGCCCGAACCGACGTCGACCTACCTGATCACGCTGCAGATCGGCATGTACGACATGCACCGGCTCACGAAGACACCGGTGCCCATGCATGCCGCGCTGCCCGCGCGGCTGCGCCGCCACTTCGACCACGACTTCGGCCGTCAACCGCAAATGATGAAGCTGTTCGTCACGCTGTTCGGGCCGTATCCGCTGGTGAGCGGCTACACCGTGGTGGTGACCGACGATGATCTCGAGATCCCCCTTGAGGCGCAGGGGATTTCGATCTTCGGCGCCAACCACTGCGACGGCACCCGCAGGTCCGAACGGTTGATCGCCCACGAGCTGGCGCACCAGTGGTTCGGCAATTCGGTCACCGTGCGGCGCTGGCGCGACATCTGGCTGCACGAGGGGTTCGCCTGCTACGCCGAATGGCTGTGGTCGGAGAACTCCGGGGGCCGCAGCGCCGACGAGTGGGCACGCCACTATCACGCCCGGCTGGCCGACCAGCCCCAAGATCTGCTGCTCGCCGACCCAGGACCGCGCGACATGTTCGACGACCGGGTCTACAAGCGCGGGGCGCTCACACTGCATGTGCTGCGTCGACGCATCGGGGACGAGAAGTTCTTCGCCCTGCTGCAGGAGTGGACCGCGCGGCACCGTCACAGCACCGCGTTCACCGACGACTTCACCGGACTGGCCACCAACTACACCGACGAGTCGCTGCGCTCGCTGTGGGACGGCTGGCTCTACGCCGAGGATCTGCCGAAGCTGTGA
- the galE gene encoding UDP-glucose 4-epimerase GalE, producing the protein MTWLVTGGAGYIGSHVVRALGEAGLPVVVIDDLSTGLEQFVPESVPFVRGTLLDGALVEQTLREHAVTGVIHIAGFKYAGVSVQRPLHTYEQNVSAMVTLLKAMETAGVDRVVFSSSAATYGTPDGQQVDETTPTRPESPYGETKLIGEWLLRDAGRASGLRHTSLRYFNVVGSGSTELFDVSPHNLFPLVFDMLYRGETPRINGADYPTPDGTCVRDYVDVGDVALAHVAAARRLDRGEPVEPVYNLGSGAGTSVREIMTAIREVTGVDFEPQIMPRRPGDPARIVANGDLAARDLDWKMRHSLHDMVAAAWAARQAAGAGYPGAGQS; encoded by the coding sequence ATGACGTGGCTGGTCACCGGCGGCGCCGGATACATCGGCTCGCACGTCGTCCGTGCGCTGGGCGAGGCGGGTCTGCCCGTCGTGGTGATCGACGATCTGTCCACCGGACTCGAACAGTTCGTCCCGGAGTCGGTGCCGTTCGTGCGCGGCACCCTGCTCGACGGCGCCCTCGTCGAGCAGACCCTGCGCGAACACGCCGTCACCGGGGTCATCCACATCGCCGGGTTCAAGTACGCCGGGGTGTCGGTCCAGCGGCCCCTGCACACCTACGAGCAGAACGTGTCGGCGATGGTGACGCTGCTCAAGGCGATGGAGACCGCAGGCGTCGACCGGGTCGTGTTCTCCTCGAGTGCCGCCACCTACGGCACCCCGGACGGCCAGCAGGTCGACGAGACCACGCCCACCCGGCCGGAGTCCCCGTACGGCGAGACGAAGCTGATCGGCGAGTGGCTGCTGCGTGACGCCGGCCGGGCGTCGGGGCTGCGCCACACCAGCCTGCGCTACTTCAACGTCGTCGGCTCCGGCTCGACCGAGCTGTTCGACGTCAGCCCCCACAACCTGTTCCCGCTGGTGTTCGACATGCTGTACCGCGGTGAGACCCCGCGCATCAACGGCGCCGACTACCCCACCCCGGACGGCACGTGTGTGCGCGACTACGTCGACGTCGGCGATGTCGCGCTGGCGCACGTCGCCGCGGCCCGTCGCCTCGACCGGGGTGAGCCGGTGGAGCCGGTGTACAACCTCGGCAGCGGTGCGGGCACGTCGGTGCGCGAGATCATGACGGCGATCCGGGAGGTCACCGGCGTCGACTTCGAACCACAGATCATGCCGCGCCGTCCCGGTGACCCGGCGCGGATCGTCGCCAACGGCGACCTGGCCGCGCGGGATCTCGACTGGAAGATGCGCCACTCGCTGCACGACATGGTGGCCGCGGCATGGGCGGCACGCCAGGCCGCGGGCGCCGGGTATCCGGGAGCAGGGCAGTCCTGA